DNA from Brassica oleracea var. oleracea cultivar TO1000 unplaced genomic scaffold, BOL UnpScaffold01487, whole genome shotgun sequence:
ACAAACGATTTTATTTTTGCAAAGAGGGCATATTACAACTTGAACATAGAGACATTACATTACGAAACTTTATTCAcctaatttcttttatttgacTTAAGTAACTTTTACAAACTCACCATGGTTTTACTTATAGTCATACACACATGTGTATACATAGATGAAATCATCCATGGTGGTTAAAGTATTGATAGATTTAGTTGCCAGTCTGAGTCTGCACAGCTTCTGCACCGTGTCCGCCGTGGCCTCCTCTTCCTCCGTGTCCCCCACGGCCTCCTCTTCCTCCCTTGTatcctccacctcttcctccCTTGTATCCTCCACCGCCGTTGTATCCTCCTCCCCCGTTGTATCCTCCACCTCCGTTGTATCCTCCACCACCGTTGTGTCCTCCTCCTCTGTTATATCCTCCTCGTCCGTTGTAACCTTCATTTCCGCCATGGCCACCACCATATCGATCAGGTTGCACAGTGTCCTCACTCTCTGTTTTCACCGTACATATCCAAAACAAAGCACCTCAATATTATTTCAAAGATATCTTTTAGCACGTGCATATGTGCATTGCACTCCCcgattattgaaaaaaatttcGCTTAAaactattcaaatatatataatttcggaTCTCTGGTCAAAAAAGATAAATCGCATCATTATATACCttcaatataaaatttgcaCCGAACATCTAAATGGTTTGAAATGGCCTGATACGTATAAAAGGTTTCAATATCATACATAtcgtcttctttttttcttttttaataaaactggGCTATTCCAACCTAAAGGCTCGACTAATCTCCGGGAGAGCCTACCAGCGAAAGACAAACCTGGTTCCTCTACGGGGGAGTTAGATATTCACACCGCCTAGCTACTACACATATCGTTTTTCTTACTAGACAAGTAGACAACAACATCATACTTAAATGTGTTTTGACTTAGCAAGTCCAAATAATTAACTAGCATTCAAACAAACTTTCTGGACTTAAAACGGACGAAATGGTatgatgaaattatgaaatagTACTTTAGCACCACAGCCTCTGGAactacttttattttatatagaataatTTTACGTACCCGACTTCTGTGCAGATGCTGCGGCCATTTCTGACACAACGAGAAGAAATGCAAAGACACCCAGCAGAATCAAAGTCTTTGAAGCCATTTTCTTTAACTGAATTTAAGTTATAACACTCTCTTTGTCGAAAAACAGGTGATGAATAAAATGTCAGTCTGCATGATCTCTAtttaaagagaaagaggagGAGCGGATGAGAAAAgccaaataacaaaaattcaataaaaaaaatttaattttttaattaaaagaaaaaagagggaGAATTTATCACAACATTGGATTTGgaattttatagaatttgaaTACCTACTAAGTTCcagaaaatctaaaattaaggTAAATGTTGAAAAATTATTGCAATTtctttaaaaagatttaaatcaatgttataatattaaaaaaaatattttaacctttgaattttatttttaatgaaaatttatattctttaaaattgtattttgataacctattaatttaaatagtatatataaatatacaaaataatattttcatataaactttatttatcttatttaattttttattttttatttttatgtaaaagtgaaaaataaagaagaatttatttttgtaagaaatTTCAAATAACATCATCATAGGAagtgatatttttattcattaaattttaaccatataagttatttttataattccaccaatttttatttgatagattttagtGACTAAATCTTTATTTCTAATAAGTTAGAATTTTGAAGACCTAATACAAATTATGAACTCAATAACTTTggatttcaaattatttttgtaaatgttaaaTACAATAACTGATGATTTTGGGGAAATATGAAATCCTATAAACTTACTAATCGGTTAATTCAATAATTACCCTACAATATTTCCAGAGGGACTTATTGGATGAGGGGTTTGGAAGGTAATTAAGTAGAAAGTGAAAAGAcgttattttgttaaatatttaagatagGTTTACTTAATTCATTTAACTGTTATGGGAAATGTGTTCTCGCTATATTCTATTTGGGTTATTTCCCACTTTTCAGTTTTAGATCTTGTTAAACTTGAACGTACCATTCGCAAGGAGAAGCAACCAGCATCGATCAACAACTCTTCTTCATCGATTGACACCACTTGTGAGCAAGCAACGATCTCCACTACTCAAACACCGATTGGCACCAACCCGCAAGCAAGTGACATGGCCGTGACTCTTGTACTGATACAGAATGCGAATGGAGACCTGCATTTCTCTGAGTGTCATTTGCtgatgcagcaggtcagagatTTGATGATCACTGGGTGTAATCCCTGATTCAAAAGAAGCTTCTTTAGAAGATCCTGATGCTGAGATGCACCAATCGCTCCGGCTGCAGTTGCTGAGAATGTCCAGGCCGTTCAATCCAGAATGTTGGCTGATCACAACCGTCCACATCACTACTAGCCAACAAGTCTGCAATTCCGTCTCCTACTTTCCAAAGGCACGATTTCGAGCTGAAGTCTGCTTACTTTGCACCCATGGGACAACATCCTTATCATGGACTCCCACATGAGAGCATTATATGAATCATCTGGTGCGGTTCGAGGATTTAGTATCTGCTATCAAAGCCAATGGAGTCCCTGATGACTACCTTCTTTGCAATTTCTTCAAGTACTTACTTGCTGGGTATGCTTCctattggcttaagcagttaccaacAAGATCTCTTACATCCTAGACAGCCATAACAAACGCCTTCCtgcataatatttttgataatgcACCGCCCGAATACTGGAGGAACAGGATTGATACTTTCACTCAAGAGCCTATAGAGTCTTTCAAGAGCTTTTGGATATGATTCAAGtcatatcagagagactgtccacaccatgggtTTAGAAAGGTACAACTGCTAGGTACCTTCTTTAGAGGCACCAATTTGATTTATCAGATGGCTCTAGACACAACTAGTGAGGAAAACTTCGACACTGGAAATTTTGAAGAAGCTGTGAGacttattgagaacttggcGTCTAGCAATAGCACGAAGAATACTGCTATTGAGAGGAAGAAATTGGCTGACACTTGGATAAGGAGCAGATGGCTGAAGTTAAATCAAAGCTGGACAGTTTTCGTAAACTTCTCAGGAAACATGTTAGCAGAGGATGTAAAGACTGTGGATACCGAAGGTGACAGGGGCGAGGAGGAGGATGTGAATTAAGTCAGTGGTACTGGTTTTCGGAATCAAAGGTCTGGAAATTAGTAGAGCAACAAAAATTTAGATGGCGCTGGCCAAAGAAGTAACTACATCAACAACTAAAgctcgcagtaccagaaactcTTCAGCAAATGCAACAACGGTGGCTTCACAAGAAACTTTGGAGCATCCTCTTATCAGTATCCTGAAGCAGCAACTCAAGATAATAAACTAGAAACAATGATTGATCAGGTTCTTGAGGGGCAGCATAAATTGGTTGTAGATTTCAATGAGAAGATGGATGATGTGTACAACAATCTGAATGACAAGTTTGAAGCCCtcagcactcatgtgaagaagctggaaaCACAAGTGATTAAGACTTGTGATGTTTTAAGAAGACAAGAAGCATTGGTTAAAGGAAAAGGTGAGGCTGGACTGAAGCActacgtgaatgccatcatagatgatgatttctggcaagtggtgaagcatgcaAAACTTCAAGGAGTGGAATTTCAAGTTAAAAGTTCCATGTTGTTTGGTAGTACGCACTGGTCTCGTTCAACACCATCAGATGAGCACCGATCGATATCCCTGTAGAGTCTGTGGATTCTCGAAAGACAGCTAGTGTCAATCGACAATACGCAGACATTGAATGAAACCTATTTGAACCTATGACTTATCGAGTATAACTACCAATAATATATCGACACCGTctttatgtcgatcgacacccatcTCAAATAGAAGCGAGGCTGACATTTGACATCAGTCAGCAATCAAATTTTCGTCAACATCCTCCAGAGTATGATGCACCAGAACCTATTATTTACCAACATGCTGCTGAGGGATATGCTACTAATAAGGGGGTGGCTGATTTCACCAAGAGGGTACTGAGGATTCCTAAAGATGAGCCATTAAATGAGACTTACTACAAGCTCTATTAGTAGCATATTCCTCAGCAGCATGTTGAGGGAtatgctttatattttttttcagagaGAGCAGAAAGACTAAATAGGACATCAAGCATATATCAAACATCTTTCTAAGACTTAGATTGACAAGGATTGTTCTCTTTAGTGTGTCACATCCATCAAATTCAATCTAggagtatcaagagactttctgCACCTCTTATGTTACCATTCGATCCTCATAGCTTGTATGCTTGAGTCTCTTATTAGCATAGCAAGGATTATCCCATGTTCCTTACATCTAATGAGATCGATCTTGGCTAGGATCACATCATACTCGTTCCTTTTGCTTTCTATGTTCAGCCTAAGAACATTGATCATCACACTAGATAGAGTGATCTATCATGATCAATCTCTGACACTACCCAGTTATCATGTATTTAGAGAATAGCTAAGCTTCTTTGGAGCCTTTCCATAGCTCTGAAGATATGACCATCGACCAATTGAGTGCTAGTAGCCTCTAGGTCACCCTACATCCATTCCTTCAAGTGATCCAAGGCAGATCATCTTATCCAGGGCCGTACCAGTATGTCAACAAGAAGTAATACGATCAATAAGAACAAATATAGTGTTTTATTGATCTTTAATAGATATACAACGCTTGATGTATGAACACTAATTCTATATGTCTTCTTATTGTAAAAGTTGTGGATATCGAATAACCTCCACTCTTAGGGTTTTAAGCTTGTTTATGTAGGTGATCATTGGTGAGATTTTATGTTAGATTCAACAATCTCTTGAGAAATGGGAAGATTTTCATTTACCTAGAAGCTTCTTTTTAATCCACAGACAAGAAAAGTACTTGACATGGAAGGCGGATGCTGGAAATATTTTAGTCAAAGATCAGCGTCGTATTCTAACCTGGAAAAATAGCTAATGGGAAAATTTATGCCTAAtagtttttgtatatatatatatatatcaatgttCTAAAATACAGTCTAGATGTTCGTCTAGAAAGCATATATACCCCTAGCATCGCTATCAAGTCTTTCCAGTCCATCCCAAATTGCTGATATGTTGAATGATGCAACACGCTTTCCACTGTTNNNNNNNNNNNNNNNNNNNNNNNNNNNNNNNNNNNNNNNNNNNNNNNNNNNNNNNNNNNNNNNNNNNNNNNNNNNNNNNNNNNNNNNNNNNNNNNNNNNNNNNNNNNNNNNNNNNNNNNNNNNNNNNNNNNNNNNNNNNNNNNNNNNNNNNNNNNNNNNNNNNNNNNNNNNNNNNNNNNNNNNNNNNNNNNNNNNNNNNNNNNNNNNNNNNNNNNNNNNNNNNNNNNNNNNNNNNNNNNNNNNNNNNNNNNNNNNNNNNNNNNNNNNNNNNNNNNNNNNNNNNNNNNNNN
Protein-coding regions in this window:
- the LOC106321364 gene encoding glycine-rich protein 3 short isoform-like — encoded protein: MASKTLILLGVFAFLLVVSEMAAASAQKSESEDTVQPDRYGGGHGGNEGYNGRGGYNRGGGHNGGGGYNGGGGYNGGGGYNGGGGYKGGRGGGYKGGRGGRGGHGGRGGHGGHGAEAVQTQTGN